In Gopherus flavomarginatus isolate rGopFla2 chromosome 5, rGopFla2.mat.asm, whole genome shotgun sequence, one DNA window encodes the following:
- the CHKA gene encoding choline kinase alpha isoform X2 → MLFQCSLPDTMEMVADEPRKVLLRLYGAILQMRSCNKGGSGQAQKENDLQGAEAMVLESVMFAILAERNLGPKLYGIFPQGRLEEFIPSRKLDTEELGLPDISAEIAEKMARFHGMKMPFNKEPKWLFGTMEKYLHQVLRIKFTRESRIRKLNKILSYNLPQEMKSLRSMLEATSSPVVFCHNDCQEGNILLLEGREDSEKQKLMLIDFEYSSYNYRGFDIANHFCEWMYDYTYAKYPFFKASFLKYPTRMQQLHFISSYLTAFQNGFENLSNEDKSKTEEDMLMEVNRFALASHFLWGLWSIIQAKISSIEFGYMDYAMSRFDAYFDQKRKLKE, encoded by the exons ATGCTGTTCCAGTGCTCGTTACCTGACACCATGGAGATGGTTGCAGATGAGCCACGAAAAGTTCTCCTCCGCTTATATGGTGCAATCCTACAGATG AGGTCCTGTAATAAAGGAGGATCAGGACAGGCTCAGAAGGAAAATGACTTACAG GGTGCAGAAGCCATGGTACTGGAGAGTGTTATGTTTGCCATTCTTGCAGAGAGAAATCTTGGCCCGAAGCTGTATGGAATCTTTCCACAAGGCCGATTAGAGGAATTCATTCCA AGCAGAAAGTTAGACACTGAAGAATTAGGCTTACCTGATATATCTGCAGAAATAGCTGAGAAAATGGCCAGGTTTCATGGTATGAAAATGCCATTTAATAAAGAACCTAAATGGCTTTTTGGGACAATGGAAAA GTATCTACACCAAGTATTGAGGATTAAATTTACCAGAGAATCCCGGATTAGAAAATTGAACAAAATTCTCAGTTACAATCTTCCCCAGGAAATGAAAAGCCTAAG ATCTATGCTTGAAGCTACTTCATCACCAGTTGTCTTTTGCCACAATGACTGCCAAGAAG GTAACATCTTGCTCTTGGAAGGCAGAGAGgattctgaaaaacaaaagctAATGCTTATTGACTTTGAATACAGCAGCTATAATTACAG AGGATTTGACATTGCAAATCACTTCTGTGAATGGATGTATGACTACACTTATGCAAAATACCCATTCTTCAAAGCCAGTTTTTTGAAGTATCCCACAAGGATGCAACAG CTTCATTTTATCTCCAGTTATCTGACTGCATTCCAAAATGGATTTGAAAATCTAAGTAATGAAGACAAGTCCAAAACAGAAGAAGATATGTTGATGGAAGTCAATAG GTTTGCCCTGGCATCACACTTCCTCTGGGGCCTGTGGTCCATTATACAAGCGAAGATTTCATCCATTGAGTTTGGATACATG GACTATGCAATGTCAAGATTTGATGCATACTTTGACCAGAAGAGGAAACTTAAAGAGTGA